In Yersinia enterocolitica subsp. enterocolitica, one DNA window encodes the following:
- the araA gene encoding L-arabinose isomerase: MDVFKQSEVWFVIGSQNLYGPKTLQQVMDNAHHVVNSLNSEAGLPVKLVLKPLVTTPDEITALCREANYDTACIGVMTWLHTFSPAKMWIGGLSILHKPLLQFHTQFNAQIPWETMDMDFMNLNQTAHGGREFGFIGARMRQQHSVITGHWQDKEAHQRIGQWMRVAAAKQESQQLKVARFGDNMREVAVTEGDKVAAQIQFGYSVNAYGIGDLVTVVDAVSKGEIDALVEEYEATYRLTDAVQLHGNKRENLLDAARIELGMKRFLEQGGFKAFTTNFENLYGLKQLPGLAVQRLMQQGYGFGGEGDWKTAALLRILKVMGTGLKGGTSFMEDYTYNFQPGNDLVVGSHMLEVCPSIAKEEKPLLDVQHLGIGGKADPARLIFSTPAGPALNASLIDMGNRFRLLVNVVDTVEQPHPLPKLPVARAIWQAQPSLATAAEAWIIAGGAHHTVFSQAIGVDELRLYAEMHGIEFLLIDNDTTLPAFKNEIRWNEVYYHLNR, encoded by the coding sequence ATGGACGTATTCAAGCAATCAGAAGTGTGGTTTGTGATAGGCAGTCAAAACCTGTATGGCCCTAAAACCCTGCAACAAGTTATGGATAATGCCCATCATGTCGTCAATAGCCTCAATAGTGAAGCGGGCTTGCCGGTCAAACTGGTGCTTAAACCTTTGGTGACCACCCCAGATGAAATTACCGCGTTGTGTCGTGAGGCCAACTACGATACCGCCTGTATTGGCGTCATGACCTGGCTGCATACCTTCTCACCGGCCAAAATGTGGATTGGTGGACTGAGCATTCTGCATAAACCGTTGCTGCAATTCCATACTCAATTTAATGCACAGATCCCATGGGAAACCATGGATATGGACTTTATGAACTTGAACCAAACTGCTCATGGTGGCCGTGAGTTTGGTTTTATCGGCGCACGTATGCGCCAGCAACACAGTGTTATCACCGGTCATTGGCAAGATAAAGAAGCTCATCAGCGGATTGGTCAGTGGATGCGCGTTGCGGCAGCCAAACAGGAGAGCCAACAACTGAAAGTTGCCCGTTTCGGCGATAATATGCGCGAAGTCGCGGTGACCGAAGGGGATAAAGTTGCAGCACAGATCCAGTTTGGTTACTCGGTTAATGCCTATGGTATCGGTGATTTAGTCACCGTGGTGGATGCGGTCAGCAAAGGTGAGATTGATGCCTTGGTTGAAGAATATGAAGCCACTTACCGGCTGACAGATGCCGTGCAACTGCATGGCAATAAACGCGAAAACCTACTGGATGCCGCGCGTATTGAATTAGGTATGAAGCGTTTTCTGGAACAAGGTGGTTTTAAGGCTTTCACCACTAACTTTGAAAATCTATATGGATTAAAACAGTTACCGGGCTTGGCGGTTCAACGCCTGATGCAACAAGGTTACGGTTTTGGTGGCGAAGGTGATTGGAAAACCGCCGCATTATTACGCATTCTGAAAGTCATGGGTACCGGCCTAAAAGGCGGCACCTCCTTTATGGAGGATTACACCTATAACTTCCAGCCAGGTAATGATCTGGTGGTGGGTTCTCATATGCTGGAAGTGTGCCCATCTATCGCCAAAGAAGAAAAACCACTGTTGGACGTGCAGCATTTAGGTATTGGCGGTAAAGCCGATCCCGCCCGGTTGATCTTCTCGACTCCGGCAGGCCCGGCACTGAATGCCAGCTTAATTGATATGGGTAATCGCTTCCGCTTGTTGGTCAATGTGGTTGATACCGTCGAGCAACCGCATCCATTACCAAAACTACCGGTAGCGCGCGCTATTTGGCAAGCTCAGCCTTCACTGGCAACCGCCGCCGAGGCATGGATTATCGCTGGTGGTGCGCACCATACCGTGTTCTCACAAGCTATTGGTGTGGATGAGTTGCGTTTGTATGCTGAAATGCACGGTATTGAGTTCCTTCTTATCGATAACGACACCACATTGCCAGCATTCAAAAATGAAATTCGCTGGAATGAAGTCTATTACCACCTGAATCGCTGA
- a CDS encoding type I secretion system permease/ATPase, whose amino-acid sequence MMNSTTTQVNQPLAALARAAACFDLAVESSHLAHKVGLAPQDIDNIALCRCANWIGLRARAVNYPISRLDNLTLPLIFSCDTQWYVLLALNEQEASIYCYADSQQQHIQKQISRQELASLWCGEAILLAKAELHEQKKVPFGFSWFIPVITKYRHQLRNIILVSLLLQGILLVTPMLFETVIDKVLVSRGMGSLMVLGIAMIALAIVEPCYTFLRGWLFSHLSSRVGAELNTGLYRHLMGLPLGYFASQQTGQTIAKVREMEQIRSFLTGSALTMLLDLVFVSTFIAVMFCYSQPLTWIVLFSLVCYLLFWWAAGGMLRKRVERQYETSAQNTAFLTEAISGLETIKTSATENQFNRSWRHSLANYVRASFACARAANIAEQGISLINKVTAAILLWVGVTLVLDGELSPGQFIAFTLFSGYVTQPILRLAQIWQDFQHTQVALKRIGTILDYPTEPGSAGLLSSSNSLGGLAFKQVRFRYRPDTAEVIQNLNLDIAGGEFIGITGPSGCGKSTLTKLLQRLYTPQHGQILVDGQDLAITDATTLRCQMSVVLQESVLFSGSIRDNICQCRPNADDAHVEHIARLAGAHDFIAALAQGYQTPVGERGSLLSGGQRQRVALARALMADPKILILDEATSALDYESEAAIMRQLPEITRNRTVICIAHRLNTLRQCHRILVLKEGQVLEQGNHQELLDQSGTYARLWQLQTE is encoded by the coding sequence ATGATGAATTCAACCACGACTCAGGTTAATCAACCGTTGGCGGCGCTGGCCCGTGCTGCGGCATGTTTTGATTTGGCTGTCGAATCTTCACACTTGGCACACAAGGTCGGATTAGCGCCTCAAGATATCGATAATATTGCGCTATGCCGCTGTGCAAATTGGATTGGTTTGCGAGCCAGAGCAGTGAACTACCCCATTTCGCGTCTGGACAATCTGACGCTGCCACTTATATTCAGTTGTGATACTCAGTGGTACGTGTTATTGGCCCTTAATGAACAAGAGGCGAGCATTTATTGTTATGCCGATAGTCAGCAACAACATATACAAAAACAGATAAGCCGGCAGGAACTCGCCAGCTTGTGGTGTGGCGAGGCCATATTATTGGCAAAAGCTGAGCTGCATGAGCAAAAGAAAGTCCCCTTTGGCTTTAGCTGGTTTATTCCGGTTATCACTAAATACCGCCATCAGTTGCGTAATATCATTTTGGTTTCACTGCTATTGCAGGGCATTTTGCTGGTAACGCCAATGCTATTTGAAACGGTTATCGACAAAGTCCTGGTGAGCCGCGGAATGGGCAGCTTAATGGTGCTGGGAATTGCCATGATTGCGCTGGCGATTGTGGAACCCTGCTATACCTTTTTACGTGGGTGGTTGTTTTCACATTTATCCAGCCGAGTGGGGGCCGAGCTTAACACCGGGCTTTATCGCCATTTAATGGGGTTGCCACTGGGTTACTTCGCTTCACAACAAACCGGACAAACCATCGCTAAAGTGCGAGAAATGGAGCAAATTCGCAGCTTTCTAACCGGTTCTGCTTTAACCATGCTGTTGGATTTGGTTTTTGTCAGCACCTTTATCGCCGTGATGTTTTGCTATAGTCAACCACTGACATGGATAGTCTTGTTCTCTCTCGTTTGTTATCTGCTGTTTTGGTGGGCTGCGGGCGGAATGTTACGCAAGCGGGTGGAGCGCCAATATGAAACCAGTGCCCAGAATACGGCATTTCTCACCGAAGCTATTAGTGGATTGGAAACAATCAAGACATCGGCCACCGAAAACCAGTTTAATCGGAGTTGGCGGCATTCGTTGGCAAATTATGTTCGTGCCTCATTTGCTTGTGCCAGAGCTGCCAATATTGCTGAGCAAGGTATCAGTTTAATTAATAAAGTGACTGCGGCGATTTTATTGTGGGTTGGCGTCACGTTGGTATTGGACGGAGAGCTTAGCCCCGGCCAGTTTATCGCGTTTACGTTATTTTCGGGTTATGTCACTCAGCCTATCTTGCGTTTGGCGCAAATCTGGCAAGATTTTCAGCATACGCAGGTGGCGCTAAAACGCATTGGTACCATTCTGGATTATCCCACTGAACCGGGTAGCGCTGGGTTGTTATCGAGTTCGAATAGCCTTGGGGGGCTGGCTTTTAAACAAGTACGTTTCCGTTATCGACCCGATACCGCCGAAGTGATACAAAACCTTAATTTAGATATTGCTGGTGGTGAGTTTATTGGTATTACCGGCCCATCTGGCTGCGGAAAGTCAACATTAACCAAGCTACTCCAACGATTATATACGCCACAACACGGGCAAATTCTGGTCGATGGGCAGGATTTGGCTATTACGGATGCCACCACATTACGCTGTCAGATGAGTGTGGTGTTGCAGGAAAGCGTACTATTTTCTGGCTCGATACGTGACAACATATGCCAGTGTCGGCCAAATGCTGATGATGCTCATGTTGAGCATATTGCTCGATTAGCAGGCGCACATGACTTTATTGCTGCACTAGCACAGGGTTATCAAACGCCCGTTGGCGAACGCGGCAGTTTGTTATCGGGTGGGCAGCGGCAGCGAGTTGCATTGGCGAGAGCACTGATGGCGGATCCCAAAATACTGATTCTTGATGAAGCAACCAGTGCGCTGGATTATGAGTCTGAGGCGGCGATTATGCGCCAGTTGCCGGAAATCACGCGTAATCGCACGGTAATTTGCATTGCACATCGTTTAAACACCTTGCGTCAATGTCATCGTATTTTGGTGTTAAAAGAGGGGCAAGTATTAGAGCAGGGTAACCATCAAGAGTTGTTGGATCAATCCGGCACTTATGCACGCCTGTGGCAATTACAGACAGAGTAA
- a CDS encoding HlyD family type I secretion periplasmic adaptor subunit encodes MKLIQFLAKLAIFDGIKKRWQRHHAAKRTRDEYDFLPAYLDIVERPVAPLARRTAWFLALTLLLVLVWSIAGRLDIHASANGKVIVAEHSKIIQSLEPGVVVAINVHDGDRVVAGQVLLELNPIGVDAEVNNINQQLMHRSLEAARMSALLTDDPLANFIYPDNSPENLVMTAKSLLVKEYDEVNAELARQDSERAVNQAYIQAGSTNITHHKALMKNIHQRLQALQTLVKSKAIAEAEVLIQEREWLNASAEGNRLESEQAVLRAKMRNLAQVRLHYLAEKKRSYQEQLNKAHEVINQLKQELVKLMEKQRQQTLRAPVAGVIQQSTVHTLGGVVTSAQPLMVLVPESHQLELDVMILNKDIGFVLPGQAVEVKIDSFPYTRFGTLSGEVKHISRDAMEDQQQGLVFPARIRLDSDTLIVEGKPVRLSAGMAVSAEIKTGRRRVIDYLLSPLQQYQSEAMRER; translated from the coding sequence ATGAAGTTGATACAATTTTTGGCGAAATTAGCCATTTTCGACGGTATAAAAAAACGCTGGCAACGCCATCACGCTGCGAAACGAACCCGCGACGAATATGATTTTCTTCCGGCCTATCTGGATATTGTCGAGCGTCCGGTAGCGCCATTGGCACGGCGTACCGCCTGGTTTTTGGCACTGACATTGTTATTGGTATTAGTTTGGTCGATTGCGGGAAGGCTAGATATTCATGCATCAGCCAATGGGAAAGTGATCGTTGCTGAACATTCCAAAATTATTCAGTCACTTGAGCCGGGTGTTGTGGTGGCAATTAATGTTCATGACGGTGACAGGGTGGTTGCCGGTCAGGTGCTGTTAGAACTCAACCCCATTGGGGTCGATGCAGAAGTTAATAATATCAACCAACAATTAATGCATCGTTCGCTGGAGGCCGCGCGAATGTCGGCGCTGCTCACTGATGACCCTCTGGCGAATTTTATCTATCCTGATAATAGTCCTGAGAATTTAGTCATGACAGCTAAGTCCTTGTTGGTGAAAGAATATGATGAAGTTAACGCCGAGTTGGCACGTCAAGACAGCGAGCGAGCCGTTAATCAGGCTTATATTCAGGCCGGAAGTACCAATATTACTCATCACAAGGCTTTGATGAAAAATATTCATCAAAGATTGCAGGCACTACAAACTCTGGTGAAATCCAAGGCAATTGCTGAAGCTGAGGTATTGATACAAGAGCGGGAGTGGCTAAATGCGAGCGCGGAGGGCAATCGTTTAGAAAGTGAACAAGCTGTTCTGCGCGCTAAAATGCGCAATCTGGCGCAAGTCCGATTGCACTATTTAGCCGAGAAGAAACGAAGTTATCAGGAGCAGTTGAATAAGGCTCACGAAGTTATCAACCAACTAAAGCAAGAGTTGGTTAAGTTAATGGAAAAACAGCGGCAACAAACCTTACGTGCCCCCGTCGCCGGTGTGATACAGCAATCCACCGTACATACTCTGGGCGGTGTCGTCACCAGCGCTCAACCGCTTATGGTCTTGGTTCCGGAAAGTCACCAGCTAGAACTGGATGTGATGATCCTCAATAAAGATATCGGTTTTGTACTCCCCGGCCAGGCGGTGGAAGTCAAAATTGACAGTTTCCCCTATACCCGATTCGGCACTCTTTCTGGTGAAGTCAAACATATTTCCCGTGATGCCATGGAAGACCAACAGCAAGGCTTGGTGTTTCCGGCACGCATTCGGCTTGATAGCGACACACTGATCGTAGAGGGAAAACCGGTGCGTTTATCGGCAGGTATGGCTGTGAGTGCAGAGATTAAGACCGGCCGTCGGCGGGTGATTGATTACTTACTCAGTCCATTGCAGCAGTACCAATCCGAAGCCATGAGGGAGCGTTGA
- a CDS encoding peptidase domain-containing ABC transporter — protein sequence MGNHIHSSLVCAARLLRLAGVNAEPVETLGKNAAIDLSTRGTLTSLQQYLSQLSRATSTRFKVKKRALNKIKPEQLPLAFRDAEGRFILLARLNDNEALLQHADSNKPQIISYQLLSEMWSGVVFYCSHSRFDIRWFIPVLLRHRKSLIQVLVLSMLLQFLALISPLFFQVIMDKVLVHNALTTLDVLIIVLLVVGVYEVVLKFLREYIFSHTTTRVDILLGGKLFNHLIKLPLSYFKQRHVGNIVARVCELDNIREFITGTALTLCVDVVFTLILFIVMWCISPLLTLIILAALPLYLLLAALTTRPLQKKVEVLCSCAAQNGAFLTETVSGVETVKSLALEPQMQQRWETQTRDYAQANFQVQNLQNFSSQCAQLLQKLASALVIVIGAYQVMSVQLSIGQLIAFNMLAVQALMPMSKLVDLWQQSIRAKVGLMLISDILSLPVEQATGVAPSNRQINGDITLDNVVFRYRPDLDPVLRHFSLSLRAGEHIGLVGPSGSGKSTVARLLQRLYIAEQGVINIDGYSINHFSPEYLRRQVGVVMQENYLFNRTVRENIAYSRPTASLSDVVDAAGLAGAHDFILALPLGYDTVLSEGGASLSGGQRQRIAIARTLLANPRVLIFDEATSALDDESQAEVQKNMSRIIANRTVITIAHRLSTVRHCHRIAVIKQGCVAELANHEQLLVQNGIYAQLWQQQADFSHEESK from the coding sequence ATGGGAAATCATATTCACTCTTCTTTGGTCTGTGCTGCGCGATTACTTCGCTTAGCAGGGGTTAATGCGGAGCCAGTAGAAACATTGGGTAAAAATGCTGCTATTGATCTTTCGACCAGGGGAACACTCACCTCATTGCAACAATATTTATCACAGTTATCACGTGCGACATCGACTCGTTTTAAAGTGAAAAAACGGGCATTAAATAAAATAAAACCTGAGCAGTTACCACTGGCATTTCGTGATGCAGAGGGCAGATTTATCTTATTAGCACGATTAAATGATAATGAGGCATTGCTGCAACATGCTGATAGCAATAAGCCACAAATAATTAGCTATCAGTTACTGAGTGAGATGTGGAGTGGGGTGGTATTCTATTGTAGCCATTCACGCTTTGATATCCGGTGGTTTATCCCCGTTTTATTACGCCATCGTAAATCCTTGATCCAAGTGCTGGTGTTATCAATGCTATTACAGTTTCTGGCATTGATATCACCACTTTTCTTTCAGGTTATTATGGATAAGGTCCTGGTGCATAATGCACTAACGACTCTCGACGTGTTAATTATCGTATTATTGGTGGTAGGAGTCTATGAGGTTGTACTGAAGTTTTTGCGTGAATATATTTTTAGTCATACCACAACTCGAGTGGATATTTTATTGGGAGGTAAATTATTTAATCACTTAATCAAATTACCATTAAGTTATTTTAAGCAACGCCATGTCGGGAATATTGTTGCGCGAGTCTGTGAACTGGATAATATTCGTGAGTTTATTACCGGGACAGCACTTACCTTATGTGTTGATGTTGTTTTTACCCTCATCTTATTTATTGTTATGTGGTGTATTTCGCCGCTCCTGACATTAATCATACTGGCCGCACTGCCGCTATATCTGTTATTAGCGGCATTAACCACCCGTCCCTTGCAAAAGAAAGTTGAAGTGTTGTGCAGTTGTGCGGCTCAGAATGGTGCATTTTTAACCGAAACGGTCTCCGGCGTTGAAACCGTTAAAAGCCTGGCCCTGGAACCGCAGATGCAGCAGCGGTGGGAGACGCAAACGCGGGACTACGCTCAAGCTAATTTTCAGGTGCAAAACCTGCAAAACTTCAGCAGCCAGTGTGCTCAGTTACTGCAAAAATTAGCCAGTGCGCTAGTGATTGTTATTGGGGCATATCAAGTCATGTCTGTGCAACTGAGTATCGGGCAGTTAATCGCTTTTAATATGCTGGCGGTGCAAGCATTAATGCCAATGAGTAAGTTGGTTGATTTATGGCAGCAGAGTATACGGGCGAAAGTTGGGCTGATGCTGATATCCGATATTTTAAGTTTGCCGGTCGAGCAAGCCACGGGGGTCGCTCCGTCTAATCGCCAAATTAACGGTGATATCACCCTGGATAATGTGGTTTTCCGTTATCGCCCCGATCTTGATCCTGTATTGCGTCATTTCTCATTATCACTGCGCGCGGGAGAGCATATCGGTCTGGTCGGCCCGTCAGGTTCAGGCAAAAGTACGGTCGCGCGGCTGTTACAGCGCCTTTATATTGCTGAACAGGGGGTTATTAATATTGATGGTTACTCGATAAATCATTTCTCTCCTGAGTATCTACGGCGTCAGGTCGGTGTGGTTATGCAAGAAAACTACCTGTTTAACCGCACTGTTCGTGAAAATATTGCCTATTCTCGGCCAACCGCTTCACTGAGTGATGTCGTTGATGCGGCCGGTCTGGCGGGCGCGCACGATTTTATTCTGGCCCTGCCGCTAGGGTATGACACCGTGCTGTCTGAAGGCGGGGCATCCCTTTCTGGTGGGCAACGTCAGCGTATTGCGATTGCTCGTACTCTACTGGCCAATCCCCGTGTATTGATTTTTGATGAGGCGACCAGTGCTCTGGATGATGAGTCGCAAGCTGAAGTTCAGAAAAATATGTCCCGCATTATTGCCAATCGCACCGTCATTACCATTGCTCACCGCCTTTCGACGGTGCGGCACTGTCATCGTATTGCCGTCATAAAGCAAGGTTGTGTGGCTGAGCTGGCAAATCATGAGCAACTGTTGGTGCAGAACGGTATCTATGCCCAACTTTGGCAACAGCAAGCCGACTTTAGCCATGAGGAATCAAAATGA
- a CDS encoding formate--tetrahydrofolate ligase yields MTPTLSSSADVLPSLSNMSSETNLLPIQQIAPQLGLSADDLIPYGHHMAKVDISALRPSGPQGKLILVSSITPTPLGEGKTVTTIGLSQGINRLGYRGVACIRQPSLGPVFGVKGGAAGGGAAQVLPMEKLNLHLTGDIHAISAAHNLAAAALDARLYHEQRLGAVFSQQTGMPLLNIDAQQILWPRVVDHNDRALRHIQVGVGGGTHGVERHDHVEITAASELMAILALSESLHDMRQRIGRIILAHSTSGQAITADDLGVAGAMTALMKETIHPTLMQTSEQTPVLIHAGPFANIAHGNSSVLADRLGLQLADYVVTEAGFGSDMGMEKFFNIKYRQSGIAPSCVVLVATLRSLKANSGVFDIKPGQPLPAEILNTNIPLLSQGCANLKWHINNAKSYGLPVVVAVNCFPDDSPEELAFLADYALSAGAIACDISEAFAKGGAGTTALAQRVIDACAHASPPVLAYPDNASLEQKIEILAQRYGAREVTFTPQARQQLDSITAAGFGHLPLCIAKTPLSISADASLKNVPHDFVLPVTACAVSAGAGFVRIYAGDIMTMPGLGTQPAYYHIDIDDEGCIRGLS; encoded by the coding sequence ATGACACCGACACTGTCTTCCTCTGCCGATGTACTCCCTTCGCTATCAAATATGAGTTCTGAAACAAATTTGCTTCCCATTCAGCAAATTGCACCACAATTAGGCCTGAGCGCAGATGATTTAATCCCCTATGGGCACCATATGGCGAAAGTTGATATCAGTGCATTACGGCCCAGTGGCCCACAAGGCAAACTGATTCTGGTTTCCAGCATTACTCCGACGCCGTTGGGAGAAGGTAAAACCGTCACGACCATTGGTTTAAGTCAGGGAATCAACCGCTTAGGCTATCGTGGGGTAGCTTGCATCCGCCAACCGAGCCTTGGCCCAGTCTTTGGTGTTAAAGGGGGAGCCGCAGGCGGTGGTGCAGCACAAGTGTTACCCATGGAGAAATTGAACCTGCATCTGACCGGTGATATCCATGCTATTAGCGCGGCACATAATCTGGCAGCGGCGGCGCTGGATGCACGTCTGTATCATGAACAGCGCTTGGGCGCGGTTTTTAGTCAACAAACCGGGATGCCACTGCTTAATATTGATGCTCAACAGATCCTATGGCCGCGAGTGGTTGACCATAATGATCGGGCGCTGCGCCATATTCAGGTCGGTGTGGGCGGCGGTACTCACGGTGTTGAGCGGCACGACCATGTGGAAATTACCGCGGCATCAGAACTTATGGCCATTCTGGCGTTGTCAGAAAGCTTGCACGACATGCGCCAACGCATTGGCCGGATAATTTTGGCCCACAGCACTAGCGGTCAAGCCATTACGGCTGATGATTTGGGGGTAGCAGGTGCCATGACGGCGCTAATGAAAGAGACCATCCACCCGACACTGATGCAAACCAGTGAACAGACGCCGGTGCTTATCCACGCTGGGCCATTTGCCAACATTGCTCACGGGAATTCTTCAGTGCTGGCTGACCGTCTGGGATTGCAGTTAGCAGACTATGTGGTAACGGAAGCGGGCTTCGGTTCTGATATGGGCATGGAGAAGTTCTTTAATATCAAGTATCGGCAATCTGGTATTGCGCCATCCTGTGTGGTTCTGGTCGCCACATTACGTAGCCTGAAAGCCAATAGTGGTGTTTTTGATATCAAACCGGGCCAACCTCTGCCTGCTGAAATTCTCAATACTAATATTCCTTTATTAAGCCAAGGGTGTGCCAATCTAAAATGGCATATTAATAATGCCAAAAGCTATGGCTTACCGGTGGTGGTGGCCGTCAATTGCTTCCCTGACGACAGCCCGGAAGAACTGGCCTTTTTAGCCGACTATGCGCTATCAGCTGGCGCAATTGCCTGTGACATCAGTGAGGCTTTTGCAAAAGGTGGCGCGGGCACCACCGCCTTGGCTCAGCGCGTTATCGATGCTTGCGCTCATGCATCTCCCCCTGTACTGGCGTACCCTGACAATGCCTCATTGGAGCAGAAAATAGAGATTTTGGCGCAGCGCTATGGTGCTCGTGAAGTCACTTTCACCCCACAAGCGCGTCAGCAGCTTGACTCAATCACGGCGGCAGGTTTTGGTCATTTACCGCTGTGTATCGCCAAAACACCGTTGTCCATCAGCGCAGATGCCAGCTTGAAGAATGTTCCACATGACTTCGTGTTGCCTGTCACAGCCTGTGCGGTGTCAGCCGGTGCCGGATTTGTGCGCATTTATGCTGGGGATATTATGACCATGCCGGGCCTGGGAACACAGCCTGCGTATTATCATATTGATATAGATGACGAAGGGTGTATTCGCGGGTTAAGCTAG
- a CDS encoding DUF2569 domain-containing protein, with translation MSQPKEYQRIGGWLLAPLAYLIVTLLSASLMLALYAMAIFTPESREYLVTNSQAFTLQWYFSVVTTLLMWTYTLWVIWLFCSRSQRFPKWFILWLLLTVLLALKAFAFSPISDDIALRTLGWPLLAAAVFVPYMKRSQRVKHTFIEY, from the coding sequence ATGTCTCAACCTAAGGAATATCAACGTATTGGCGGCTGGCTATTGGCCCCGCTGGCTTATTTGATTGTGACATTGCTCAGTGCCAGCTTAATGTTGGCACTCTATGCTATGGCGATTTTTACGCCCGAATCCAGAGAATATCTGGTGACCAACTCGCAGGCATTTACTTTGCAATGGTATTTCTCCGTGGTCACCACGCTCTTAATGTGGACTTATACCTTATGGGTCATCTGGCTATTCTGTAGCCGCTCACAGCGATTCCCTAAATGGTTTATTCTCTGGCTATTACTTACCGTATTATTGGCATTAAAAGCATTTGCTTTCTCGCCCATCAGTGATGATATCGCCTTACGCACCTTGGGTTGGCCCCTGCTGGCGGCGGCGGTTTTTGTGCCTTACATGAAACGTTCGCAGCGAGTGAAGCATACTTTTATTGAGTATTAA
- the rsxA gene encoding electron transport complex subunit RsxA — protein MTEYLLLFVGTVLVNNFVLVKFLGLCPFMGVSKKLETAIGMGLATTFVLTLASVCAWMVNSFILLPLGLVYLRTLAFILVIAVVVQFTELVVRKTSPALYRLLGIFLPLITTNCAVLGVALLNINQSHNFMQSAVYGFSAAAGFSLVMVLFAAIRERLAVADVPAPFRGSSIALITAGLMSLAFMGFTGLVKF, from the coding sequence ATGACTGAATACCTGCTGCTGTTTGTCGGTACTGTTTTGGTAAACAACTTCGTTCTGGTCAAATTTCTTGGCCTGTGCCCTTTCATGGGGGTCTCCAAAAAACTGGAGACCGCCATTGGTATGGGGCTGGCGACTACTTTCGTACTGACATTGGCCTCGGTTTGCGCCTGGATGGTCAACAGCTTTATTTTACTGCCATTGGGGTTGGTCTATTTGCGGACGCTGGCCTTTATTTTGGTTATCGCGGTGGTGGTGCAATTTACTGAGCTGGTGGTGCGCAAAACCAGCCCGGCACTTTATCGCTTGCTGGGGATCTTTTTGCCGCTCATCACAACAAACTGTGCGGTATTAGGTGTGGCCTTACTTAATATCAATCAATCACACAATTTTATGCAATCGGCAGTCTATGGCTTCAGTGCCGCCGCCGGTTTCTCTTTAGTCATGGTGCTGTTTGCGGCTATCCGTGAGCGGCTGGCTGTCGCTGACGTTCCCGCCCCCTTCCGTGGTTCGTCCATTGCCCTGATAACCGCGGGGCTGATGTCATTGGCCTTTATGGGCTTTACCGGATTGGTGAAGTTCTAA
- the rsxB gene encoding electron transport complex subunit RsxB: protein MMSLWIAIGALSTLALISGAVLGFAARRFQVDQDPVVEQVDAILPQSQCGQCGYPGCRPYAEAVSAGGEKINKCAPGGEQVMLKLAELLAVEPQPLDGDEAAAHPQRKVAFIDEANCIGCTKCIQACPVDAIVGATRAMHTVLPDLCTGCDLCVSPCPTDCIEMIPVATTTANWKWDLSTIPVKNLPSQLAASQMIPVKMIDVEQHV from the coding sequence ATGATGTCGTTATGGATTGCCATTGGTGCATTAAGTACATTGGCGCTGATTTCCGGCGCCGTGCTGGGTTTTGCTGCCCGCCGTTTCCAGGTTGATCAAGACCCGGTTGTCGAGCAAGTTGATGCTATTTTGCCGCAAAGCCAGTGTGGTCAATGTGGCTATCCCGGCTGTCGCCCGTATGCCGAAGCGGTATCCGCGGGTGGTGAGAAAATAAACAAATGCGCTCCCGGTGGCGAGCAAGTGATGCTTAAGCTGGCCGAATTGCTGGCCGTAGAGCCACAACCGTTGGATGGTGACGAAGCTGCCGCCCACCCGCAGCGCAAAGTGGCTTTTATTGATGAAGCAAATTGTATTGGTTGCACCAAATGCATTCAGGCCTGTCCGGTTGATGCCATTGTTGGCGCGACCCGTGCAATGCATACGGTTTTGCCGGATCTCTGCACCGGTTGTGACCTCTGTGTCTCGCCGTGCCCGACCGACTGTATTGAGATGATCCCGGTTGCCACCACCACCGCCAACTGGAAGTGGGATTTAAGCACCATCCCAGTTAAAAACCTTCCAAGCCAATTAGCTGCCTCGCAGATGATTCCGGTGAAAATGATAGATGTGGAGCAACATGTTTAA